The genome window GCCTTGTTCAGAAGCTCGAGATACTTGTCACGCATGACGAGCTGACGAACCTGATCCTGCACCTGCTCGAAGGGGGGCGGCGGGGCGTCGCGCTTATCCTCGACCTTGATGACGTGATAGCCGAAATCGGTCTTGACGGGCGTCTTGGAATAGGTGCCCTTCTCAAGCGCGAAGGCTGCGTCCTCGAATTCCTTGACCATGCGGCCGCGCGAGAAATAGCCGAGATCGCCGCCTTCCGACTTGTTCGGATCGGTGGATTTTTCCTTGGCGAGCTCGGCGAAATCCTTGCCGGCATCGAGCTGCTTGATGATGTCCTTGGCTTCGTCCTCGGTCTTGACGAGAATATGACGGGCGTGGACTTCTTCCTGCTTCGGCAGGGCGGCGACTTCCTTGTCGTAGCGGGCCTTGACTTCTTCAGGCGTCACGACGTCGACGACATGCTTCTTGAAATAGGCGTTGTGCAGTTCGCGATCGGCGAGATACTGCATGCGCTTCTTGAATTCGTCGGTCTGATCGAGCTTCTCGGCCGCAGCGTCGGCGGCAAGCAGCTTCACGTCGATGGCTGCGGAAAGGGCTGCGACCTTCTTCTGGTCATCGGGAAGCTGGGCCAGTTGCGGATCGAGATTGGCGACCGCGAGGTCGAGTTCCGACTGGTGAATCTCCAGATTGCCGACCTTGGCGATGACGGCGTCATCGGCATAGGCCGGAGCTTGGAGCGCAACAAAAGTTGCAAACGCCAGAACGGCAAGTTTGTTGGTGGTCAACATGAAATACCCTTCACAGTTACATCGCCGGTTTCAGCATCGCCTGAATCCAGCCCAAAATAGCCATCAACACCGGATTGTGGCCTTTCTGTATCCGCCAAATCCGTTGACATCATTCGACCCCCCTCTTATCTGTCACGCAACCTCGCGTCCAGAACAGTTTCCGGGCGTTTTAAGGCGCGCGCCTGATTTTCGGCTGGGCCGCGAACAAGAAACGTCGGGGATGAATATTGAGAAAGGACCAGTCATATGGTCAGCTTTGGCGGTATAGCCCGCAAGTTATTTGGGTCTTCCAATGACCGCCGTGTGCGGTCCTA of Rhizobium sp. BT04 contains these proteins:
- a CDS encoding peptidylprolyl isomerase: MLTTNKLAVLAFATFVALQAPAYADDAVIAKVGNLEIHQSELDLAVANLDPQLAQLPDDQKKVAALSAAIDVKLLAADAAAEKLDQTDEFKKRMQYLADRELHNAYFKKHVVDVVTPEEVKARYDKEVAALPKQEEVHARHILVKTEDEAKDIIKQLDAGKDFAELAKEKSTDPNKSEGGDLGYFSRGRMVKEFEDAAFALEKGTYSKTPVKTDFGYHVIKVEDKRDAPPPPFEQVQDQVRQLVMRDKYLELLNKAKASTKIEITDETLRKGYDQANKQPEPGSEPAAPAPKP